The Engraulis encrasicolus isolate BLACKSEA-1 chromosome 24, IST_EnEncr_1.0, whole genome shotgun sequence DNA window CAAAACTGCTGTAGGCCCATTGATGTCAAATTCTGAGGGaaataaattgtaggcctaggctatcattCATCTGTGTGCCAATACAAAAGACTCACAGCCGTGGAGTGTTATTATGGAGAGCTGGACTTATGGCAGCTTTTTGCAGGCTGCCCATTCGAGGGTGGACAATGCTGATGCTGCAAGTATAAAATTCAACTCCCCCTTTTCAGCCAGAGTCAACCAGAGTTCATAGCCGTCAGGGAAAACGCAGCAATGGATATACCGCTTTACATTATGGATGCTTTTACTACTTTACCTTTTAAAGGTAATCCGGCAGCTGTATGCCTTATAAAAGCGGTAAGTTAGTgtttgattttttaaatttatttttttatcagcATCAGTTTGAACACTTTTACCAATGGCATCATTAGATGTGACTGTGATGGCTTTATCACAATCAGATGTAACTAAAACTACTAGCCGTGTCATGTTCCATATTCACAGCCATTGTCAGAGGAGTTATACCAAAAAATCGCAGCAGAGATGAACTTGCCTGAAACAGCCTTTGTCATTTGCAAAGATACATCTGACGACTTTGTCACAGGTACTTTTGTACGTTTGCTCACAATTCTGTGGAGTAGGCTATCAGTTATAGGCATTGTTGAGGGGTGCCAACAGTAGAGGGCCGCTGTAGGTCAATCAGGAGACTATAGAACATATGTGTAAATGCTGCTATGAAAAGACAAACATTGTATCTCCCATGTATTTGAATTGTAGTGTGACACTGTATTTTCAATTTGTTAAAAAGTCATGTTTAAGATTGTATTGTAAGGCCAAAATACTATAGTAAAGGAATTCTATATTTTATGGAGAGTTCTATAACCCCCAGTGCTTGCTGTGTGGGCCAAAATACCTTTGCACTGTCAATGTTGTTGAGTGTAAAACTTTGTTTAGGCACTATAACATTTGCCCCTATGTCACAACCTGCCACAGAGTGTGTTAAAATGCCTAACATCTGTGTGTATTGTCTATATTCATTTTAATCCTCAGCGTCGCGTTTTTCTTTGCGTTGGTTCACTCCGACAAATGAGGTAAGCCTGTGTGGACATGCCACCCTTGCTTCATCAGCTGTACTCTTTTATCACAAAAGTAAGTATGCCATATTTTTACTTTGATAAAAGTATGACACTTTGAAagattgtattattattatttaattctaaCTGCATATGTACGCCTACTTAGTATTTTAAGAAAATGTGGTCATGAGAGGCATTTTCTCTATATTGCTGTGTTATTTTTACATGAACTTTTTTTTCTTATGACATAgttatactgttaatatatcttttaattttatgggcatctgtgggttgcttccaaacatcatctcactgtatttatatagtgacaataaagcactctactctactctattctgtcAGGTAACATCAACGAGATGATAGTATTCGAAACGATGAGTGGAGAGCTGTGCAACCACCTGCGTGGAGACCGCATAGTCATGGACTTCCCCATATATTCAACTGCGCCCCAGGTCAGACTGGcgagacatttacacacactgtAATGACTCAAAATGTGtgcagtggcctagtggttaggtagTTGGTTTTTCAATTTGGGGTTCAAAGGTTTGAATCCCacatgacctctccctacacctcgagtgcgttacaatatgcaaccttgcctcctccacttgtgcttgtttcctcgtaacaggaagtaatcactgacaacagcattatatttcaatatctagcaaaagctcaattgtacagtctttttctcatttgcaattgggatggtgaatgaaatacagtccctcaaaagttgttgtggctaggctgacagctgggaaactttatcgttttcttcacggaggaggggccaggaggcggggcgaggccacaagcacaagtggaggaggcaaggtcgcatatgggtcattccatgtcaattcacatgcccacatgaccctctccgattcacccgatatctcacatacaggtaccttttgatgtcaattgaaagaataccaagtattagcagccTACGtataacggttgcggagatgaagccctccaaagttggggtgccatgcccacctttcaagcctgtgaattgcatacaaaatttacaagcagattttgacacctctggttttagttttgAAGGAAGAtgcaggcctaaaaatcaccatggcccctcaatatgaccctgtctaccagatgatgtactcacaaatagcatgccttgattatttttggctatattaagccttaaaagcTGAATTTGCGAAAAGcatgatgaagagtcttgccattttggggttccagatcttggaaactatgtatgctttgggagttataattgattttccatcatatttgggaactgtatagtgtattccaaaaaaattagggcactcagacttttaatgatggaataggagggactcaaaaacagcttttggacaaaatgaccttacagtaccctctacttcaggcctcaaattaaccatgtgggcacttgatgactggaacgcccttttaaccccatgtacagtagcactgtatcaaacattcaagcttagaaaaactttgtttttcaaagttcttcatattaatcttggccttcaaaatgtattgaaaaaaaacgtaacaacagcgtaatgtaagaaaacaaaaggggctggaaaatattgcccataatttaccaataaagtagtcTAGAAATCTAGACAACCCTAGGGGtcaagctcgctaggctaccaatagaataaagcactttaattctacagtatattgctatatattaattatgattttaacaggcattatgcagaatgctcaatcatgattacatttctaccaggacacccacacccccatgtctggtagaaatgtagtgcaggatCGAGGTCATCTTGGGATTgccatcatgattgagcattaagctgTCACacaggaaattatttaaactagaaatattcatcatgcttgttaaaatcataattagtatgtagcagtatactgtataattacagtgctttattggtaaagtATGGGCAAGactttccagccccttttgttttcttacattagaagaaaaacattttttagaccagcagatggcagcagacaaaacagacactgtgttaagatataaagaaaaaaatatacgtTGAAGGCCCAGATTAATATGAAAAactccaagcttgaatgtttgatacagtgctacagcacatggggttaaaagggcgttccagtcaacaagtgcccacatggttaatttgaggcctaaAGTAGAGGGTactgtaaggtcattttgtccaaaagctgtttttgagtccctcccaTTCTAtcatttaaagtctgagcgccctagttcttttggaatacactgtacagttcccaaatatgatggaaaatcaattataactcccaaagcatacatagtttccaagatctggaaccccaaaatggcaagactcttcattaCGCTATctacaaattcagtttttaaggcttaatatagccaaaaataatcaaggcatgctatttgtaagcacaccatctggtagacagggtcatattgagagGCCAAGGTGATTTTTAGGCCtctatcttccttcaaactaaaaccagaggtgtcaaaatctgcttgtaaattttgtatgcaattcacaggatTGAAAAGTGatcatggcaccccaactttggagggcttcatctctgcaaccgttaggcgtagggtgctaatacgtggtattctttcaattgacatcaaaaggtacatGTATCTGAGATATCGgataaatcggagagggtcacgtggggagattctagggaatcatgtgaattgacatggaatgacacaATTGTAACGCACTCCCTCATCCATAGCTGatgcgcccttgagcaaggcaccttacccctcattactccagggactgtaaaagcatcagttaagtgtaatgtaatgtaattcagtgTAATAATAGGCATATTTGCTTGCAAAACTGCTGCTCATATTTTTATTTAGtaaatatgcattaaaaaagATTACATTTGTGAACGGGCTGCATACATTTTGTAAATTAACGACTGAGATCACACACACTGAGACCTTGACACAAATAATAAACAGAGCTGTGTGTTACAGGAACCACAGGAGATTTCAGAACTAATTAAAGTAAGTAACCAGGTATTAAACCCAGTATCAATCCACCGAATCAATAACAGTACATCACAGCACAGCTGTGGCCGAAAGACTCAACTTTGTCTTTTATATATTTACAGGCTGTTGTGGGAGACCTACCACTGGACGATGTGCAATACAGTGAAAGCAGTAAGACACTCATACTCAGACTGGCGGACAAACTTGAAATGTAAATACATTTTCTTTGATTCGTACCGTCTGCAACACCGAGGAAATGTATAATGTGGGAGTGCTTGCTAGTAGCAAGTTGCTACTATGCAGAGCATGTTTCATTGTGTTTTCTTTCCTTAATTAGATAATTAATTAAGGGTGTAGTATTGATGAACGCCACTGTCATGGGGAAGGGaaggtccatgtgtgtgtgtgtgtgtgtgtgtgtgtgtgtgtgtgtgtgtgtgtgtgtgtgtgtgtgtgtgtgtgtgtgtgtgtgttcatatctaATGTTGTCATGTTATGACTGAATGGGATTAGTGAATGTAAGGGGAAGATGCTGAAAGCTGGAGTCATGAAAACTAGTGGCTATGCTATCTGTGCTAAAAGTACTAAAGGTGCTAAAAGTAAACTGCTGGCTTTGAGCAGACATTGAAGTGATGTGATATTACAGGGATATTAATTACTGTATGCGATGGGGAcgcggtggctcaatgagctaagacgccataccattatgccggcgacccgggtccgATTCTGACCTGAGGTCCTTTGCAgatcctttccccctctctctcactcatttcctctcaAATTCTCCCACTGTCCTGCCCTGATTAAGGCCTAAAAACAAATGTGGCTTGTATTTGAACGGTCTGATGTAGCTGTAAAGCACAGTGCAGTGTGAGTGGACTATTGTGTCCATTTGAGCACTCCATTCGTAGTGAAGAGTGAGGCCTGCTTTGACACACAGGGGTGCCTCCTTTTCTTTGTCACAGAATACATTGTTTGCTTGAGCAACAGGCATAAACACATGGTTTTGTGCAGTGATTTAGTTGTGTGGGAAGAGCAAGCTGTTGAACACtaaccaggccacgccctcctagtgacgcaacacctctggtgttgcttctagtcaggccaggagcaatacaaatatcgtttctgagctccggagaaatcgggaactccacccactttgtcaactGAGCAATCAACTTTAAGaagctccaatggccctgggtagaggcgtattCAAGGCAGTGACAAGGTTTAagcatagacattctattgggactaagaaaatctttggtttaaacttcggcacagccttttctggccttcagcagtagcaaaccgagggaggccgGTTAACcaggctgtttgggaaacgttattcgttatcttcttggtcagaccagcatctcggtatgagatttgaaagtcgatgataatcagactagttGAACACTACTTTGAGTTTCAATCAGGTTTGAATACAGTCTGATTCTTCAGTGTGGAATAAATGTCAATGCAACATGTTTGCAATGCCATGCAGTGTGTGCAGATTTGCCTGGCCTTTATCAAGTCATGTTAATATTGCAAGTACTGTAACAGTAGTATCTGACTTAGGCCTATAGCAAGTGCAAACATATTTTGATGCAGTATGACTGTCCTGGGTCCTTCGTTTTACCCTGTGTCGGCATATAAACCATTTTTAAAGTGACATCTTCACAATGCTATATTGTAACCGAGGTCAACCTGCATTAGCAAAGGTGCTGACCAGTGGGCTAAAAGGTCAGGTCACTGTGTCAGTCCCCTGCAGATCTGTATTCACCACAGTAGTACGCTTATTGACCATACAAGTAAATATTGTTGTTTTTCATGTTGTTATTATAGACATGTATACACCACACGTGTATCGGTTTTGCAAGTGTATGAGAAAACAAACCTTCCCATCACTTTGCGACCAACGAAGTACAGTACATCAAAGTTATTTTTTTGACAAAACTTTCCTTTCACACCTTTCCTGAATATACAGCGTTATCcaaagttttttttctgtaacGTTACTAACAGACAGAGGAACAATGAAATCGAGAACAATTGGTGTATGGCATGAAGCCCTCCCTATCCCAACCTGTTTATCCTCTTTAGCATATGAACATATCTCACAAAGGGCAAAAGGAAAGATTTCTTTGTTTGAAGTAAGTTGCCCATTTTTGACTATGCTActgcaaaaaaaaagtctttgACCTTTTGCCCCAAAGGTAACAAACAGTGTCACTTATTGTCTATCTGATCTCTGTGCTTCTGCCTGTCGCCAATCTGCCCTCGTGCTTTGTAGTCTGTAGACAAAAACATTCCTGGAGCCTGAATGTGATCTACAGTAGACTATAAGCCAATTCTGACTGACATGTTAAACAATTAAACTGATATATTAATAATGATGAAACCatttaaaatatttttctttCAATAGATCATCTTTGGCCTCACTAAAACCGGACCCAGAGGAGATGCTGAGGTGTGAACGCACTGGCAGGATAAGAGGGGTGTCGGTGACTATTAGAGGAACGCCTGACGTCCCTCCGGGATACGACTTCTATTCCAGGTTCTTTACACCGTGGAATGGCATCGCGGAGGACCCAGTAACTGGTAATTAACacgttaagacatggcccctgttataaagttGTTGTTTCCTGCTGTTTCCAACTTAAGGCCCACTGCCATGTCATAGTAGTCTACTACTGGGGTAGTTAAAGTGATGGTTTGGAGTAGattcatttgaaccgtgacatccatccagtagtccaccctaagtgttttctggcttgggcgaacatcgAACTTGGGCGAAcatgcttcgttttgtgagtagagaccatatttgtactactacTGAAGTTTGGCGTCATGAaatgtgatttttgtggggtaagtcTGGAGATACTGTGAAGCTTTTCGGAATAACCATACAATAACTCgataactctgctaatgttcgcccaagccagaaaacacctAGGGTGGAcaactggatggatgtcacggttcaaatggcattagtgTGAATCTATTCCAAACCATCACATTAAGCCTTTTCAAGAACTATTACAGTTtcactggtggaatggtgtgcattatggggtttTAAGGCCCCATGGATATTTTTTATCACATGGATATTTTTTGAGAACaaatatttttatttgtttatattttttaGACCACCTCTTACACTTACATGACATTTGCATTAAAAAGTATATTTGTCATAACACAAATTGTATGGAATATGGAATCACTCTCCATGGGAGATACGTATCTGTTGGACTAAAACTTTAAcactttgcctttttttttttttttttttacacatatcCATTGTAGACCTGTCTAAATGTCCACCCAAAACTCATTTTCGGTAGCTAAAACGTAACCTGTACAAAAGAGGCCGAAGCTGATGAAGAAAGCAAACATGCACATAGGCTATTTGTAAATGGGGTCTGAAAGGCCATTCAACTGAGCTATTAATCAGCTATTAATCTCACATCATTAAAACTGAGCAGAGATGTCTATGATTTCTTCTGATAactctttttttaaattgttttcagGATCAGCTCATTCCATCCTTGCAAAATATTGGTCAGACAGACTGGAGAAACAGCGGTTAATTGGTATGGAGAAGCTGTCATTACCACCATAATATATGTGTTGTGTTATCTAAATATAATTTGTGTTTTGTTATTAATGAGTGTTATTGTCCGATTGTATTGAATCTATCTCTGACTATTTCAAATCCATATTCTTTAACAAGTCAAGTGGAATTGATTTCCTTTTTTTTACCCACAATGAAAACAGCCCTTCTTGTAGGTATTACGACCttagcaggctgtatggggggccctatctgtgttttgccctagggcctagagtgcaattgttccaccactgatgaGGAACCTGAATGAGAGAATGCAATAttctcttcctgtattctctctaCCTTAATCGTTCCAGATTTGTCACATTTGCATTTCCTGTCTTTGCTTTGCAGCCTACCAGAGCTCTgccagaggaggagagatggagttgGAGGTGAAGGACCACCGTTTGATGATTGCCGGCCGTGCCGTGTTCATCCTCGAGGGCATGATGTCCCTCTAGGCCTTTGGACACCGACTGATGAGGCATTGAGATACCAGGCCTGTTGTTCCTGTTGGTGACCGCATCGACGCAGGACATCACACTGAATGACGCTTTTAGTTcatgaaagtccttgtgcacaggcCTTCAGTACTACAGgggcaggtgtaaggcaggaaagcATGATCAATGATGAACATTTAGAAAACACATCTCACTGAATACTGTActattttctttgtttatttcttaGAGCGAGGTGTCTTCTGAACTTTCATCATTGACGCTTTTAGTTCATTGACGTTTTTTGTTAGCCTGCTGTTTCTTTCAGCTGTTTTGTGGTCACTGTTTTAATCTATATGAAGTgatggcccacttggaatactcccatcgtcattgtgacggtaccatgctcagggtacctcagtcatggaggaggatggaggagaacacTGGTTAGTCAGTGCCcctaccaacctggtgggtcggaagTCACACCGATAACTTTCAGGCTACAATTCTGACACgccaactgcttacccatgactgcccatattctATATTATTCCAAATATGTCAGTATCAGTACAGTAGTCTGTATTGTTTTACCAGAAAACCTATGTGACACTTTCAATATCTCCCATTTCCCACTAAGCAAGGGGGGGTGTTATAAGTGGTCTGGAAAAGGTCGGTCTTGAGATGATGTTTGAAAGATGACAGTGAGTCAGACTCACGGATGACCTGGGGAAGGGTGttccagagggtgggggcagCGATGGAAAAGGCTCTGTCCCCAAGGGTGCGGTATTTGGTGTTGATGGTGGGGATGAGGAGCGTAGATGGGAAGGAGGAGAGTGGCGGTGTAGGAGATCAGTGAAATACCAGGTGTCAAGGTTATTTAGGGCTTTGTAAGTGATGAAGAGAATCTTGAAATGTATACGCTGTGGGAGAAGCTTATGGGAAGCCGGTGAAGTTGACAGAGGATGGGGGTGATGTGTTTTCTGGAGGGGGAACGGGTAAGCAGCCAGGCTAGCAGCCGGACGGGTAAGCAGCCGGGCACAGTGTTTGACATATTGCAGTTTTTGAAGAATATTTGAGGGGAGGCCATTGCAGTAGTCTAGTCTGGAAGTGATAGGGGTAGATTTGTCCAAGGGAAGCATTTACATGCTTTTGCAATTCACATATTACTTTAATACCTTTATAAAAACGTTGCATTTCAAGTACCATTTTACATCGAATAAAATGTTTACTGTTATGCCATGTTTTAAGGTTTCTCCATTACAAACTGAAAGACACTGATGGACATTCATGTTAAGATCTAAAATTATTTATGGCAAAAATGTCCATGGCCTGGCAAAAGTGCCATTCATCCCATGATGATTTGTGATGTCGCGCtcagttttgtttttattttttggtacgTCAttcatgttttgttgtttttgttctttgaACACAGTGGTTTTATGTGCGACTGGCGCATGATTCATCTTGAGCACTAATAAAATATACATCTATGTTTGAAATTGTTTGACAGCACAGTGTCATTTGTGAttaacaaatacagtatattttcTTTCATTCCATGTTCTGTTAAGACACTTTTTTTCATCGAGTCACCTATATCAAAAACACAATATAAGTCTTGATGGTGTTCTTGAGGTgaaataagtaagggataattgacgacacggtgtgcgtataacaggaaaaataatgcacacctaggtggtgatgcggccacgacgtaTACTGTAAGTAAAATTAAACACCCATTGCCAGTCAGTGCCTACGGAGAATAACCAAAGACACCATGTTCATTCCATTATCTTAACTcccatcctcgacctgtgcttgtggccttgcgcttcactgacgccctgcctctgtggacaaaacaataacgtttctcCGCTGTCAGACTAGTCACAACAACTATTGGGGGACTTaaacccattcaacatcccagtttcaaatcagaaaaaaaatacctttgaattgcgcttttgtgaatattgaattaaacttctgttttCAGTGACGTCTTGCGACATCATCAAAAGGCCAGAAGCACAAggaaggacaggagttaggataatggcaAGAAGCCACTATTTACAGGGCCTGCCCCTTTAAGGGTGGGCCGTGGCGATGCCCAAGGTTTAAAGGTCAACTTTCCCTCCATTAACTCCACAAGTAGTCGAAGAAAAGAAATGAGGCAGGCCTCATTCTGGAAAAGAATCATGGACATCCCCATTTTTATCGTGGATGCATTTACCAATTTACCTTTCAAAGGTAACCCAGCAGCTGTGTGCCTGCTGCAAAAAGTAAGTCAATGTTGTTTTCTGTCTGTTAGTCTGCATTAAAAACCAATTTACTCTATAATTTCTAATTGGGATGCTTTAATGATCAACAGTGGTGGTTTTAAAAATGTGACCTGAAATTGCTAAACCATTTTTCAACATTCACAGCCATTGACAGAGGATTTGTACCAAAAAATTGCAACAGAGATGAACTTGTCTGAAACAGCCTTTATCGTTTGCAAAAATGCAACTGACAGCTTCTGCACAGGTACTTGTCTCTGTATGTTTGCATGGACTTTACAAAGTAAACATTGGGATTGAGGGGAAAAAAGTTAATATAGTGAGAGAGTAATGTGAAAACAGGTAGCTACAGTGTGAATGACAACAGACTACCACTGAGGTGCTCTTACCAAAGCCTCATCAAAGACAAGTTTTTAAAACACTATTAGAGAAACCACTCAACTCAGTGAGTTTTGAACATTACCTCACTGGTTCTTCCACAAGTAGAACAGGTTTTTGTAAATAATTACAGTCAGTGTTCAGTAGCAGTCATTTAATTTCACCGTTTTAATATCTATTTTCATTCTTTCAGCATCACGTTTTAATTTACGCTGGTTCACTCCCACTAATGAGGTAAACCTCTGTGGACACGCCACTCTTGCCTCCTCTGCTATTCTCTTTTACCACAAAAGTAAGTGTGCTGCAACGTTTCGTTGATTACTATAGTAACCATTTCGAGATTTAGCTTTTCATTTATAACCAGACTTAGTAGGCCTTTATTCTTAAATGTACACagatcagtgatgggcaaaatggattcattagtcacAATCTAGGGCcacgtattccaaatgaccttgtatAAAACAAtgcaggtgattggct harbors:
- the LOC134440915 gene encoding phenazine biosynthesis-like domain-containing protein 1; the protein is MDIPLYIMDAFTTLPFKGNPAAVCLIKAPLSEELYQKIAAEMNLPETAFVICKDTSDDFVTASRFSLRWFTPTNEVSLCGHATLASSAVLFYHKSNINEMIVFETMSGELCNHLRGDRIVMDFPIYSTAPQEPQEISELIKAVVGDLPLDDVQYSESSKTLILRLADKLEISSLASLKPDPEEMLRCERTGRIRGVSVTIRGTPDVPPGYDFYSRFFTPWNGIAEDPVTGSAHSILAKYWSDRLEKQRLIAYQSSARGGEMELEVKDHRLMIAGRAVFILEGMMSL